ACGCTGACATTTTGCTATTCGCGCACCGAACAAGTGATACTCCCAACGTTTCTGCAAACGATGCAGAAACTCCTTCACAAACTCGCGAGCTGTTTCGCGAGATCGATCCCAATGGCCCGTCTCTCTGCAAGCAATGGATGCCTCATGACAGCTTTTGCGACCACATCGAAGAGCAACGGAAAAGAGCCCTTCTACGCCCGCTGCCTTCTCAAAAAACCACCCCTTAGAAAGGTCGCCCTGCCGCTGACATCCAGGGCATGCAGCCGTCATTGTTGATCGCAAAACGAACAAGGCGGACCCGAAGGCCCACCTTATTCGTTAATCCCTGATTTCAATTCCCGTCCTAGAACTCCCACCGAAGCAAGGTGGCTCCAACGGTAAACCCAGCTCCGACACTCGCCAGCAATACCAAGTCGCCCTTTTTCAGGCGCCCCTCTTCCAGAGCAGTTTGCATCGCTAGGGGAATCGTGCCAGCGGTTGTGTTCCCATAGCGATCGATATTGATAATCACTCGCTCCTCGGGCATCCCCAGTCGATCTGCGGTGGAGAGAATAATGCGCTTGTTGGCTTGATGTGGAATAAAACAGCCAAGTTCCGTTCCCGCAACTCCATTGCGGTTCAGCACTGTCTCAGCGGCCTCTGCCATCTTGCGCACAGCAAATTTGTAGACCGCCTGTCCGTCCTGATGAACATAGTGCATCTTCTGCGCCACGGTCTCGGCCGTAGCTGGATGCAGACTTCCGCCTCCGGGCATATTCAGCGAAACCGCGCCCGAGCCATCGATCTCATGCCAGTAGTCGACCAGGCCAACCTCGCCCTCCTGGCAAGGCTCCAGCAGGACCGCGCCCGCTCCGTCTCCGAAGATCACGCAGGTCGCGCGATCCGTATAGTCGATGATCGAGCTCATCACATCGGCTCCAATCACCAAAACCTTCTTGTGCATTCCGCTCTCGA
This portion of the Edaphobacter sp. 4G125 genome encodes:
- a CDS encoding beta-ketoacyl-ACP synthase III is translated as MSLTLKPRTQVRAKISSVGAYVPPRLLTNADLEKMVETNDQWIVERTGIRERHLVDKGVATSDLATEAAKCCLAKRGMDASEVEVIIVATVTPDMLFPATACLVQDKLGAKGAWGFDLSAACSGFPYALQVGAKLIESGMHKKVLVIGADVMSSIIDYTDRATCVIFGDGAGAVLLEPCQEGEVGLVDYWHEIDGSGAVSLNMPGGGSLHPATAETVAQKMHYVHQDGQAVYKFAVRKMAEAAETVLNRNGVAGTELGCFIPHQANKRIILSTADRLGMPEERVIINIDRYGNTTAGTIPLAMQTALEEGRLKKGDLVLLASVGAGFTVGATLLRWEF